The following coding sequences are from one Megalopta genalis isolate 19385.01 unplaced genomic scaffold, iyMegGena1_principal scaffold0070, whole genome shotgun sequence window:
- the LOC143261868 gene encoding LOW QUALITY PROTEIN: vascular endothelial growth factor receptor 1-like (The sequence of the model RefSeq protein was modified relative to this genomic sequence to represent the inferred CDS: deleted 1 base in 1 codon; substituted 1 base at 1 genomic stop codon) — translation MDPVAEDDNWELTCAASILKYLDILDRRGESGPIVQSGNFTSDIYAKIASKMCFYTINFKDQQSSGTKPPHHDKVADTGGSFPITPKKIKLEYPLEVDSGEYVCRAENRNGKVEVSQRITIKGNLPVGLIILVVMLVVLVLXSTLLVIYVAMRVRRDRIMRKELMEAGLTHFEKGAVESLNPDLTVDDQADLLPYDKKWEFPRAKLKLGKHLGSGAFGVVLKAEALGICNGEAVITVAVKMVRRAPNLMYISALASELKIMVHLGKHLNVVNLLGACTRNILKRELLVIVEFCRFGNLHNYLLRHRNSFINQIDPATGKLDLSIDLDLSTRLAYLRSINRVKSMDSESDSVQYHTTVIDPQDIDMAADDPVLNSGSTQPRRSICRGDCKDSNFKTICTQDLLSWAFQVAHGMEYLGQRRILHGDLAARNILLADDNVVKISDFSLAKSLYKEEMYKKNSDCPLPIKWLAIETMKDLIFSTPSDIWTFGIVLCEFFTLAETPYPGMEAETVYQKLIEGYRLEQPEYATFEVYDIMCQCWKAKPSLRPSFTELVDNVGKLLEDNVRAHYIELNSSYLNMNKTLLEGAMNDYLMMVSAPDHIMHSSTTHNCENSSESRTMMSSDYLCMNAKDAVETSPMLNNEEEDHYLKPINVHERRMKFAKNIGTVKNHVVHPDRDYTNYTRPNNLELIDQNKISDGVAAKTELNWNSTTNMGFAPTLPVRTGTASFGGERLNIADESP, via the exons ATGGACCCAGTAGCAGAGGATGACAACTGGGAGCTGACCTGTGCTGCTTCGATTCTtaaatatttggacattttgGATAGGAGGGGCGAAAGTGGTCCAATAGTACAATCTGGTAATTTTACTTCCGATATTTACGCTAAGATCGCTTCAAAAATGTGCTTTTATACAATTAATTTTAAAGATCAACAAAGTTCG ggcacgaagcccccccaccacgacaaggtagcggacacgggggggagtTTTCCAATAACTCCCAAAAAAATTAAACTGGAATATCCATTGGAAGTCGACAGCGGCGAGTACGTGTGTCGGGCGGAGAATCGAAATGGGAAAGTAGAAGTTTCTCAACGAATAACGATAAAAGGTAATTT ACCTGTAGGTCTGATTATTTTAGTTGTTATGTTAGTAGTGCTCGTTCTG TGATCTACGCTCCTGGTGATCTACGTCGCCATGAGGGTTCGCCGTGATAGG ATAATGAGAAAGGAATTAATGGAGGCTGGTCTTACGCATTTCGAGAAAGGAGCTGTCGAGAGTTTGAATCCGGACTTGACAGTAGACGATCAGGCAGATCTCCTCCCTTATGATAAAAAATGGGAATTTCCCAGAGCAAAGTTGAAATTAG GAAAACACTTGGGAAGCGGCGCATTCGGTGTAGTTTTGAAAGCGGAAGCTCTCGGCATTTGCAATGGTGAGGCGGTTATTACCGTAGCGGTAAAGATGGTCCGCCGTGCTCCCAATCTCATGTATATCTCTGCACTTGCCAGCGAACTCAAGATCATGGTACATCTTGGCAAACATCTGAATGTTGTCAATCTTCTTGGCGCTTGTACAAGAAATATCTTGAAAC GTGAATTGTTAGTAATCGTAGAATTCTGCAGATTTGGAAATTTGCATAATTACTTATTGAGGCATAGAAACAGCTTTATCAATCAGATCGATCCAGCTACTGGCAAATTAGACCTCAGTATCGATCTCGATCTATCGACTAGACTTGCCTATCTTCGCAGCATTAACAG GGTAAAATCTATGGATTCGGAATCCGATTCAGTGCAGTATCACACCACAGTTATAGATCCCCAGGACATCGATATGGCGGCAGATGATCCCGTACTTAATAGCGGTTCTACTCAACCTAGACGGTCAATCTGTCGGGGAGACTGCAAGGACTCTAATTTCAAAACAATTTGCACGCAGGATCTGTTGTCCTGGGCATTCCAAGTGGCTCATGGAATGGAATATCTCGGCCAGAGAAGA ATACTGCACGGTGACCTGGCCGCTAGAAATATCCTTCTGGCCGATGACAATGTGGTGAAGATATCTGACTTCAGTCTGGCCAAAAGTTTGTACAAAGAAGAAATGTATAAAAAGAATAGTGATTGTCCATTACCTATTAAGTGGTTGGCCATCGAAACGATGAAAGATCTAATTTTCTCCACGCCGTCGGACATTTGGACGTTTGGCATAGTTCTGTGTGAGTTTTTCACGCTAGCTGAGACTCCGTATCCGGGAATGGAAGCGGAAACTGTGTATCAGAAGCTGATCGAGGGTTACAGATTGGAGCAGCCAGAATATGCCACCTTTGAAGT GTATGACATAATGTGTCAGTGTTGgaaggctaaaccttctctacgTCCGAGTTTCACGGAGCTTGTCGACAATGTAGGAAAATTGTTGGAGGACAATGTTAGAGCG CACTACATTGAATTAAACTCCTCATATCTGAACATGAACAAAACTCTGCTTGAGGGCGCAATGAACGATTATCTAATGATGGTCTCTGCTCCCGACCACATCATGCATTCTTCAACAACTCACAATTGCGAGAATTCCTCTGAATCTCGAACCATGATGAGCTCTGACTACTTGTGTATGAATGCCAAGGACGCTGTGGAAACATCGCCTATGCTGAACAATGAGGAGGAAGATCACTATTTGAAACCTATCAATGTTCATGAACGGAGGATGAAATTTGCCAAAAACATAGGAACGGTGAAGAACCATGTGGTGCATCCAGATCGGGATTACACTAACTATACCCGACCGAATAATTTGGAGCTGATAGATCAGAATAAAATCAGCGATGGGGTCGCAGCGAAGACGGAGCTCAACTGGAATTCGACGACCAACATGGGGTTCGCTCCAACACTT